The following proteins come from a genomic window of Nothobranchius furzeri strain GRZ-AD chromosome 1, NfurGRZ-RIMD1, whole genome shotgun sequence:
- the ssbp1 gene encoding single-stranded DNA-binding protein, mitochondrial produces the protein MLRSASAQIFRQVVRNMSTDQSLVLERSINKVQLLGRVGQDPVMRQVEGRNPVTIFSLATNEMWRSGETETSSTGDVSQKTTWHRISVFKPGLRDVAYQYVKKGARILVEGKLDYGEYLDKNQVRRQATTIIADNIVFLSDNVRDRT, from the exons ATGTTGAGAAGTGCTTCAGCTCAG ATTTTCAGACAGGTTGTGAGGAACATGAGTACAGACCAGAGCCTCGTCCTGGAAAGAT CGAtaaacaaggtgcagctgttggggCGAGTTGGTCAGGACCCAGTGATGAGACAAGTGGAGGGTCGGAACCCCGTCACCATCTTCTCCTTGGCGACAAACGAGATGTGGCGCTCTGGAGAGACGGAAACAAGCTCAACAG GTGATGTCAGTCAGAAGACGACGTGGCATCGCATCTCTGTGTTTAAACCAGGTCTGAGAGACGTAGCCTATCAGTACGTCAAGAAAGG GGCGAGGATTCTAGTAGAAGGAAAACTGGATTATGGAGAGTACCTGGACAAGAACCAAGTCAGACGTCAGGCCACCACCATCATTGCAG ATAATATTGTCTTTCTGAGCGACAACGTCAGAGACAGAACCTGA